The Candidatus Thermokryptus mobilis nucleotide sequence TGCAATTATATATCTTTTCTCACCATCAACATAATGCAGAAGCGCAATCCTCGCACTTCTATTCGGATCATATTCTATAGCCGCAACCTTCGCCGGTATCCCAATTTTATCTCTTTTGAAATCAATTATCCTGTACATCCTCTTATGACCACCGCCACGATGCCTTACTGTAATTCTTCCTTGATTGTTCCTTCCAGCATGCTTCTTTAAAGGGACAACAAGCGATTTCTCCGGCTCGGTCTTTGTTATATCAGAAAAATCCGAAACAGTGTAAAACCTTCTTCCCGGAGTTGTTGGCTTAAATGATTTTACTGGCATTCCAATAGCTCCTCAATTTTTTAAATGTTCTCAAATATATCAATCTTATACCCTGGCTCAAGCACAACAATTGCCTTCTTCCAATCCCTACGCTTTCCTTCAAATCTCCCTCGCCTTGTCAACATAAACTTCCTCTTTCCCTTAACGATCATAGTACGAACCTTCTTAACCTTAACATTAAACCTTGCCTCAACCTCTTTCTTTATCTCAATCTTATTAGCATTCATCGCAACCTCAAAGACATACTGATTGTTCTCCCTCAAAATCGTTGATTTCTCCGTAACTATAGGTCTAATTAAAACACTTGGCATTTTCTCTCAAAAATTAATTTTCACTCGGTAAATGTACTTTGCAAAACATCAACAGCGCTTTTTTGAATCAAGATCATTTGATTGTTCAAAATATCATATGTTGATGCCTTGTATGCTTCAAGGATATTAAGCCCTGGTATATTTCTCCCGGACTTATAAACATTAACATCTGTCTTCGCTGTCAAAAGCAAAACCTTTTTATTCAAAAGATTGAACGCCTTTAAAATCTCAATCATTTGTTTCGTTTTTGGCTGTTCAAATGTAAAGTCCTCAACAACTATAATTTGTTCATCTTTAAGCTTATACGATAGAGCCGACTTTCGTGCAAGCTGTTTAACTTTCTTCGGCAAATCCAGGGAATAATCCCTTGGAACGGGTCCGAAAACAGTTCCACCTCCAACCCACAAAGGCGATCTTATTGAACCAGCCCTTGCTCTACCTGTGTGCTTCTGTGGCCAGGGTTTCCTGCCACCGCCTCTGACTTCACCCCTAGTTTTCGTCTTATGTGTCCCTTGCCTTTGATTAGCAAGATATGCCTTGACAGCAAGATATATCGCATGGTCATTTGGCTTTATCTCAAAAATATCGGGTCTTAATTCAACAAATTCACCCGTTCTCGTTCCGTCAATTTTATAAACCTCAATCTTCATCCCAATTTTTCACTTACTTTTTAAGTTAACTTAACTACCTTGACATAACTATTCTTCGCCCCCGGGACAGAGCCCTTAACAACAAGCAAATTCGCATCCGGTATCACCTCAACAACTTCAAGATTTCTCACCGTGACTTGCTCGTCTCCCATATGTCCTGCCATTCTTTGACCTTTAAATGTATGTGACGGGAAAGAGCTTGAACCAACTGAACCAGGAGCTCTATGTCTATCACTTTGACCGTGCGTTTTTGGACCCCCACCAAAACCATGTCTTTTGACAACTCCTTGAAAACCTTTACCTTTTGAGCGACCAGTAACCTTAACGATATCACCAACAGCAAAAATATCTTCAACCCTTATCTGATCGCCCGGCTTATACTTCCCTATATCAAAACCCTTAAACTCCTTTAGAACCCTCAAGAAAGGCGCACCTGCTTTCTTAAAGTGTCCTTGCAACGGCTTTGTGGTATGCTTCTCTTTCTTAAGTTCAAAACCAAGCTGTAACGCTTCATAGCCATCTTTTTCTTTCGTCTTCACCTGAACAACATAACAAGGTCCAACTTCAAGCACGGTACATGGTATAGCAACGCCATTTTCACCAAAAATTGTAGTCATCCCAAGTTTTTTCCCTATTAAACCGACCATTTTCTCAGAAATCATTTTTTTTATGTCTTTATCTCTACCTCAACACCAGCTGGCAAATCAAGCCTTGTCAAAGCGTCCATCGTCTTAGCGTTCCAACTCAAAATATCAATCAAGCGCTTATGCGTTCTTATCTCAAACTGCTCTCGCGATTTCTTATCAACATGTGGAGACCTTAAAACAGTAAAGACCGAGCGCTTTGTCGGCAGGGGTATAGGCCCTGAGACAATAGCGCCCGTCTTCTTTACCTCCTTAACTATCTTCTCGGCTGACTTGTCAATTAGACGATGATCGTATGATTTCAGCTTTATTCGGATTCTCCTTTGCTGTGCCATCTTTGGAAATTTTTTTATTCAAGTATTTTTGTTACAACACCTGCACCAACCGTCTTACCTCCTTCACGAATAGCAAACCTCAATCCTTCCTCCATAGCAACCGGAGCAATCAACTCTATCGTCAACCTCACATTATCTCCTGGCATAACCATCTCATAACCCTCTGGCAATCCGACAATCGTCCCAGTGACATCCGTCGTCCTAAAATAAAACTGTGGTCTATAACCCTTATAAAACGGAGTATGACGACCGCCCTCTTCTTTTGAGAGAACATAAACCTCTGCCTCAAACTTCGTATGCGGAGTTATGGTTCCAGGTGCAGCTATGACCATACCGCGCTCAAGTTCGTCTTTTTCAATACCACGCAAAAGCAAACCAACATTGTCCCCAGCAATCGCTTCATCAAGTTCCTTGCGGAACATTTCAATACCAGTGACAACCGTTTTCTTATGCTGTCCCAAACCGACAACTTCAACCTCATCACCGAGTTTAACTCTTCCTCTTTCAACACGTCCTGTTCCAACCGTCCCACGGCCAGTGATTGAGAAAACATCTTCAACAGGCATAAGGAACGGCTTATCAATATCGCGCTGTGGCAACGGGATATAGTTATCAATTGCATCAAGCAGTTGATAAATTGGCTGTAGATCAGGATGATCGGGTGTCGTCTCGGGCTTCATACCCGCCTCAAGCGCCTTCAATGCACTACCCCTGATAACAGGAACCTCATCGCCCGGGAACTCATACTTTTTCAAAAGGTCTCTTACCTCAAGCTCAACGAGGTCAAGAAGCTCAGGGTCATCAACCATATCAACCTTGTTCATAAAGACAACGATATATGGAACATTAACTTGCCTAGCAAGAAGGACATGTTCTCTGGTCTGAGGCATAACACCATCATTTGCAGCCACAACGAGAATAGCACCGTCCATCTGTGCTGCTCCAGTTATCATGTTCTTAATATAGTCGGCGTGACCTGGGCAGTCAACATGGGCATAATGTCTCTTTTCAGTTGAATACTCAACATGGGAAACAGCTATAGTAATTCCACGAGCCCTTTCCTCAGGAGCATTGTCAATTGATTCAAATGGCCTTGGCTGAGCAAGTCCTTTCTTCGCAAGCGCATAAGTTATCGCAGCGGTGAGAGTTGTCTTACCGTGATCAATATGACCTATTGTTCCAACATTAACATGAGGTTTGTCCCTTACAAATTTCTCCTTCGCCATAACTCCTTCTCTCCTTAATTTTTAGTTTTTAAACATTTAAAGTTTCTTTAGTTTTGCCTTTGACTTTTTCTATTAACATGTCGGCAATCTGCTGAGGCACTTCTTCGTAATGATGGAATTGCATCGTATAAATTGCCCTACCTTGAGTAATTGATCTCAATCTTGTAGCATAACCGAACATCTCAGCAAGCGGAACAAGCGCCTTTACAACCTGACCATCCTTTCTCATATTTATACCCTCAATTCTCCCACGTCTTGAATTCAAATCACCAATGACATCACCAAGATATTCATCCGGAGTCACTACTTCAACTTCCATTATTGGCTCAAGTAGCACGGGTTCAGCCTGCTTTGCAGCTTCTTTGAAGGCAATTGACGCTGCTATCTTAAAGGCGAGATCAGAAGAATCAACTTCGTGATATGAACCGTCAAACAAAGTAACTTTAACATCAACAACTGGATATCCAGCAATTATGCCGTTTTGCATCGCCTCTCTTATGCCTTGATCAACAGCAGGTATGAATTCCTTAGGGATTACTCCACCAACAATAGCATCAATAAATTCATATCCTTTGCCACGATTTGGTTCAATTTCAATCCACACATGACCATACTGACCGCGACCACCTGTCTGACGAATAAACTTACCTTCAGCCCTTGCCTTCCTGCGAATCGTCTCTTTATAAGCAACCTGCGGTTTTCCTATATTTGCCTCAACTCTGAACTCACGCCTTAATCTATCAACTATAATTTCAAGATGAAGCTCACCCATACCGCTTATCAAAGTTTGACCTGTCTCTTCGTCAACCGTGACTCTAAAGGTTGGGTCCTCATCCATAAGTTTTGAAAGCGCCTCACCAAGCTTATCCTGGTCAGCTTTCGTCTTAGGCTCAATAGCAACTGAAATAACCGGCTCCGGGAATTCCATCCTTTCAAGCAAAATGGGGTCATCCTCCGAACAAAGTGTATCCCCAGTCTTTGTATTTCTTAAACCAACTAAAGCAACGATATCACCAGCATACGCTTCTTCAACATCTTCCCTATGATTGGCGTGCATCCTTAAAATTCTACCAACACGCTCCTTTTTACCTTGCGTAGAATTATAAACATATGAACCCGACTTCAGCGTCCCGGAATAAACTCTTATAAATGTTAATTTTCCAACATAGGGATCAGTCATTATCTTAAAAGCAAGAGCTGTAAACTTTTCATCGTCTGAAACTTGTCTCACTACTCTGTCATCTTTAAATGGATGATGCCCAATTACCTGCCCATTATTTATGTCAAGAGGTGAAGGCAAATAATCAACAACAGCGTCAAGCAACCTTTGTATCCCCTTGTTTTTAAACGCAGAACCACAGAGGACAGGCACTATCTTGAATTCAAGCGTTGCCTTTCTAATTGCACTTTTAATCTCCTCTTCGCTTATCTCCTCACCATCAAGATACTTTACAAGCAAAGTATCATCAAATTCAGAGACCGATTCAAGCATTTTAGTTCTATACTCAACCGCCATATCAACGAGCTCTTTCGGTATATCAAACTCCTCCCAGGTAGATCCAAGCGTTTCTTCTTTATAAACAACCGCCTTCATTTTTATTAGATCAATTATACCTGTAAATAGCTCACCCTGACCCATCGGCAATTGTATCGGGACGGGATTTGCACCGAGTCGCTCACGGATCATATTGACAACATTAAAGAAATCGGCACCAACCCTGTCCATTTTATTCACAAAGGCAATCCTCGGAACGCGGTACTTATTTGCTTGTCTCCAAACCGTCTCGGATTGTGGTTCAACTCCACCAACAGCACAAAAGAGCGCAATCGCACCATCAAGCACACGAAGAGAGCGCTCAACCTCAACCGTAAAATCAACATGTCCGGGTGTATCTATAATGTTAATCCTATGCCCCCTCCAAAAGCATGTTGTAGCTGCACTTGTAATCGTTATACCGCGCTCTCTTTCCTGCGGAAGGAAATCCATCGTCGCTGAACCCTCGTGAACTTCACCCATACGGTGAATTCTTCCAGTATAATAAAGAATCCTCTCGGTCGTAGTTGTTTTACCCGCATCTATATGCGCCATTATACCTATATTTCGCGTCTTCTCTAACGGATACTCCCTTGGCATAAAATTAATGGCTCACCTCGTAAATTTTGTTTTTAAAATTTCACCACCTAAAATGAGCAAATGCCTTATTTGCCTCAGCCATCTTATGTGTATCTTCACGCTTTTTGACAGCCATACCTTCATTCCTTGCAGCAGCCATCAACTCCTCAGCAAGTTTAACCATCATCGGCTTACCCTTTCTTTCGCGAGCATATTGAACAATCCATCTCAATGCCAAAGAGATACTCCTTTCTGGTCTAACCTCTATTGGAACTTGATATGTAGCTCCACCAACTCTGCGTGGTCTTACTTCAAGAACTGGCTTTACATTTTCAACGGCTTTTTTGAAAACCTCAAGAGGGTCCTGACCCGTCTTTTGTCTTATTATTTCAAAAGCGTTATACACAATCTTCCTTGCTATGCTTTTCTTCCCATCGCGCATGACCTTATTTATCAACTTTGCAACAAGCACATCACCATATTTTGGATCCGGTGCTATTTCTCTTGGCTCAGCTCTTCTCCTTCTCATGATTTAATTATTGCCTTTGTTGTTCTTTTGGCCTTTTCGCTCCGTACTTAGAACGACCTTGTTTGCGCCCCTCAACGCCAGCTGTATCAAGAGCCCCACGTATTATATGATACCTCACCCCAGGCAAATCCTTAACTCTACCTCCACGAACCAACACAATTGAGTGCTCCTGCAAATTGTGCCCTTCCCCAGGTATATAAGCGATGACCTCAATTCCATTTGTCAATCTAACCTTTGCAACTTTTCTAAGAGCTGAATTCGGCTTCTTCGGCGTAGTCGTATAAACCCTCACACATACACCTCTTTTTTGAGGACAACCCTGCAAAGCAGGGGATTTACTCTTCCATTTGACTTTTTCTCTGCCGTACCTTATTAATTGATTGATCGTCGGCAAAACCTACTCCTCAAATTTTATTTTTACAAGTTTCAAATTTAGCAAAAAAAATTAACATTAGCAAATTGATTACAAATTAAAGTTCGTGCACCACCCGGGACTCGAACCCGGAACCCACGGATTAAGAGTCCGTTGCTCTACCAGTTGAGCTAGTGGTGCAAACCTCTGATGAGGCGGTTTAAAATATAAAAAATTTTTCAAACAAAATCAAATTGAAATTACCCAGCCACTTAAAAAAATCTTCTTGAAAGAAAAACCAATTGTTCTTATATTAAAACAAAAATAATCCAACGACACAATAATGAGCTATCTCGTCACAGCAAGGAAATGGCGACCAACCAAGTTCGCCGAGGTTGTCGGACAGGAACATGTCACAGCAACACTTCTTAACTCGCTTAAACTTGGAAGAATTGCCCATGCCTATATCTTTGCCGGTCCAAGAGGGGTCGGGAAAACAACAGTTGCAAGAATACTTGCAAAAGCAATCAATTGCCTCAACCCGCAAAATTATGAGCCATGCAACGAATGTGAAATGTGCCTTGAAATCTCAAACGGACGCAGTATTGATGTGCTTGAAATAGACGGCGCCTCTAATAGAGGTATTGACGAAGTAAGAGACCTGCGTGAATCAGTAAGATATACACCTACAAAGGCAAAATACAAAGTTTATATCATTGACGAAGTCCATATGCTTACAAAAGAGGCTTTCAACGCTTTACTCAAAACCCTTGAAGAACCGCCCCCACATATTTTATTCATCTTCGCCACAACAGAACCACATAGAGTTCCACCAACAATTCTATCAAGATGCCAAAGATTTGACTTCAGAAGAATTGAAATAAACAAGATAATTGAACGCCTGAAATTAATATCCCAACAGGATAAAATTGAAATTGACGACGATTCCCTCTTCACCATAGCCAAAAAAGCGAATGGATCACTCAGAGATGCACTAAGCATATTTGATCAAGTCGTCTCGTTCTGCGGTGAAAAAATAAAGTTTGAGGATGTCTCAAAAGCACTCAACATAATTGACCAGGAAATTTTCTTTAAAGTTACGGATTTAGTCAAAAACAAAAATATAAAAGCTGGATTTGAACTTGTTGATGAAATCGTAAAACTTGGCTATGATTTCCAAGAGTTTTTAAGTGGTCTATCTGAACATCTGCGCAACTTCCTCGTTGTCAAGACGACAAACTCATCCGAGCTAATTGAAGCAACGGAATACTATAAGAACCGTTACCTTAATGAATCTAAAAGTTTTAACGAAGCGGATATATTAAGAATGCTTAAAATTGTGAACGAGGCGGAGATGACGATAAAATGGTCACCTCAACCGAGATTAAAACTTGAAATGGTTTTAACACAACTTGCAACATTAGATAGCACGGTTAAAATCCAAGAATTAATTTCAAAGATTGAAGACCTTGAAAGGAGGATAAACTCTGGAAATTTTAATTTCCCCCCTAAAGGGGGACAATCCTCAGATGAAGTGGTAAATCAACAGAAAGAAAAAACAACCTCTCAACAGGGGATTATACTTGAAGACCCGTTATACGGATATGAACTCAAACCGATAAAACCTCAAACATCGCAAGGGCAACTTAAAATTGATGAGCAAACAGCGCTGAACTTACTTCGTCAGAAATGGGATGAAATTGCAAAAGAAGCACAACAATATAATCTAAATCTCGCATCGTCGCTCAAACTTTCCTATCCGATTGAAATAAAAGAAAAGCGACTTAACATTGGTGTTGCTGGTGAAATTTACAGCGATTGGATAAAAAAGAACATAAAATTCATCCATCAAAAAGTAAAAGAAATATGCGGTGTTGAACTTGAAATAAAAACATCAATATGCGACATTGAAAAGTTCAAAGAGGATGTCGTAAATATCAACCCCGAATTAAAATTAAAAAAACTCATGGATGAATCCCCTATCGTCAAATCAATCATTGAAAACCTCGGTGCAAAACCGATTGATTAATAAATTTATCTGCCTTTTTCTCTTATCCCTCACATCTTTAAGCGCCGGGGAATTGAAATTTTCAAAGTATGCCAGTGAATTTATGTCAATTGGAATTGGCGGAAGAGCTCTGGGCATGGGAAATGCATTTACAAGTGTCGCAAACGATGTAACCTCAGGGTATTGGAACCCAGCAGGGCTTGCTGACCTAGTGGCAACTCAAATAATACTTATGCACGACGAAAGGTTCGCAGGAATAGTAAATTATGACTACATCGGTCTTGGGTTCAAACCTTCCTATGTGTACTCATTCGCCATCTCAATTATAAGGGTTGGGGTTGATGATATACCCTACACTGAGAATTCATTCATTGATAACAACGGCAATGGAATCTTTGACCCAGATGTTGATCGCCTTGACCCAGAGAAATTCTCATTTGTCTCATCATCCGACTGGATTGTCTTGACATCATTTGCAAAAGCTATAAATGATAGATTTTCAATTGGAGCGAGCGCAAAGCTTATCTACAGAAAAATCTCAAAAAACACAGGGATTGGCTTTGGATTTGACTTCGCATTAAAATACAAAATCTCAAAAACTTCAATCGGTTTGGTCTTAAAAGATGCAACTTCAACTTTGATATCCTGGGACACCGGGAGAAATGAACTTACCACACCGTCGCTTATCTTTGGTGCGAGCACCGAGCTTGAACTTTTATGGGGGAGATTCACACCAGCATTTGATTTAGTTTTCAGATTTGAAGGTAGAAACAAGACCGCACTTTTAGGCACAAACTTTGCAAGCGTTGACATAAACGCCGGGGTTGAATACATATATAAAGATGTGATCGCGGTGAGATTCGGATACACAGAAAATAAAGAACTCACACTCGGCACAGGTCTTAAGTTAAATCGGCTTGATATTGACTACTCATTTGCAAAATTTAACAGTGAACTTGGAAACACACATCGTATTTCTGCTAAGTTCTCATTGCATTAAAAATAAAGCTACCGAAAACGATGAAACTTTTTGCCCTTGCAGTGGCTGCACACCCAGATGATATAGAGTTAAGTTGTAGCGGAACGATAATCAAATTAACAGATAAAGGTCTCCCTGTTGGAATACTTGATTTAACGCGTGGGGAACTTGGCACAAGGGGAAATGAAAAGATAAGGAAAAAGGAGGCAAAAGAAGCTACGAAACTTATGGGCGTAAGCATAAGGGAAAATCTTGCTCTCCCGGATGGAAAAATACAAGTCACGATGGAGAACAAGATTGAAATAATAAAAATCATCAGAAAATTCCAACCCGAGATAATTTTTTCACCATATTGGATTGAAAGGCATCCAGATCACGAAAACACAAGCCGACTTGTCCGCGAGGCATGGTATCTTTCCGGGCTTGAAAAATTCAAAACAAAATTTAACGGCAAAATTCAAGAGCCATACCGACCGAAGAAAATCTTTTTCTATGTTCAGTATTTTTACCAGCAATTCATCCCGAACTTGATAATTGATATATCCGAAGTATTTGAACGAAAGATCAAGGTGATTGAATGTTATAAATCACAATTTTTCAACCCGAATGTCAATCTGAAAGAAAAGGAAACGCTTTTGAGCACGCCCGACTTCAAAGAATATCTTATAGCAAGGGCGAGATTTTTCGGAGAAATGATCGGGAGAAAATATGGGGAACCATTTTTGACACTAAGCCCAATCGGGTTAAATGGAATTGATGAGGTCGTTTTACCAATAAGAAGTTAAACAAAAAGAGTTTTAAATTGAAACTTGAAGAACTGCTCGGACTTATAAATGTGCTGTTTTACTTACTACACTTTACAATTTTTTTCATCATAACACGAAGTAAATACAAAACCAGTGGTTTAAATTCAGCCCTTCTGATTTTGTTCTTCCTGCTTATAATTTTTTTCATCTCATTTCAAATCGGGAGTTTTTTAGGGCAGTTGCCTCTGCTTGGGAAAGATATGACAACAAGGTTGAAAGCAATACACGATACTTTAAGCATAACGATTGGGACGATAATTGAAACACCAATATGGTTTGCCTTTCTGAAAAAGAAAAAAGAAAAGGCAGATGAAACAACGAACGATAGCACTAATAGCACATGATAGGAAGAAGGCGGACATGGTAGCTTTTGCGACGAAGAATAAAAGGAAACTTGAAAAATTTAAACTCATTGGGACTGGGACAACCGCAAAAATAGTAAAGGAAAAAACAGGTCTAAATGTAAAGGCGTATCATTCAGGACCTTATGGAGGTGATGTTGAGATCGCAGCGCTTGTCGTCAAAGGGAAATGCGATGTTGTTATATTTTTGCACGATCCACTTGAACCTCATCCACACGACCCAGATATAAAGACACTTATGCGCGTTTGCGATGTATACAATGTCCCGCTCGCGACTAACCTTACAACAGCTGAAATAATTTTAAACTCAATCACCAAGTGAATAGCCAAGTTTGATTTTTTTAATTTTGAAAGTTAAATTTTTTTGGCTTAACAAATAAAAATTCAGTTCATCATGAACCCATTAAATGAGCTCATCGTTCGCACCCTGCCTCTCGTCCCAAGAAGGATTGTTCGCCACTTCGCAAGCAGATATATTGCAGGGGAGAAAATTGAAGACGCAATTCAAACCGTGAAAAAACTCAACGAACAAAAGAAACTCGCAACAATTGATGTCCTGGGTGAAAACATCACCACCGAGACCGAAGCAACCGAAGCTCTAAAAACTTACAAACTCGTCCTTAAAACGATAAAGGACTTCAACCTTGACTCAGACCTGTCAATCAAACTTACACAGCTTGGTTTGAAACTTGATTTTGAATTTTGTTATGCGAATGTTGAAGAACTTGTCAAACTGGCGAAAGAATATAACAACATCGTTGAAATTGATATGGAGGACTCATCAACTACGGATGCGACGCTTGAAATTTACAGAAGATTGAAATCAAAATTTGATAATGTTGGTGTCGCAATTCAAGCATATTTAAAACGAAGTGAAGAAGATATAAAATCACTTTTACCGCTAAAACCGAGGATAAGGTTGTGCAAGGGAATTTACATTGAACCTGAAACGATCGCTTACAAAAAGAAAGAACTCATCAATCACAACTTTAAACATCTCTTAAATCTGCTTCTCCAAAGCGACGCATATACCTGTATCGCAACACATGACGATGAGTTGATAAACGAAGCATATCACTTGATCAGAAAGTATGACCTGAAAAATGAACGCTTTGAATTTCAAATGCTTCTAGGTGTAAGACCAGAGCTTGGGAATAAAATCGTCTCAGATGGGTATAAACTCAGAATATATGTTCCCTTCGGTGAGAAATGGTATGCTTATTCAATGCGTAGGTTCAGGGAAAATCCGCAAATTGCAGGTTATGTCTTCAAAGCGATCTTCACAAGAAATTCATTCTAAATTTACGGGAGGTGAAAAAATATGACAGAAGTTTTAAATCAAATTCAGGAAATTGATGTTAAAAACATCCGCGCTCCCAGGGGAAACACTTTGATCTGTAAAGGTTGGGCTCAAGAAGCAGCTCTAAGGATGTTAATGAACAATCTTGATCCAGAAGTTGCTGAGAAACCTGAGGAACTCATCGTCTATGGTGGGACTGGAAAAGCTGCAAGAAATTGGGAATGTTTCCGCGCCATAGTTAACAGTTTGATAGAGCTTGAAAATGATGAGACGCTTTTAATTCAATCTGGCAAACCGGTTGGGATTTTCAAAACGCATGAATTCGCCCCGAGGGTTTTAATTTCAAATGCGATGCTTGTCCCGGCTTGGGCAACTTGGGATGAGTTCAGACGGCTTGAAGCGCTTGGTTTAACAATGTATGGACAGATGACAGCTGGAAGTTGGATTTACATCGGGACACAAGGGATT carries:
- the rplW gene encoding 50S ribosomal protein L23, which produces MPSVLIRPIVTEKSTILRENNQYVFEVAMNANKIEIKKEVEARFNVKVKKVRTMIVKGKRKFMLTRRGRFEGKRRDWKKAIVVLEPGYKIDIFENI
- the rplD gene encoding 50S ribosomal protein L4, coding for MKIEVYKIDGTRTGEFVELRPDIFEIKPNDHAIYLAVKAYLANQRQGTHKTKTRGEVRGGGRKPWPQKHTGRARAGSIRSPLWVGGGTVFGPVPRDYSLDLPKKVKQLARKSALSYKLKDEQIIVVEDFTFEQPKTKQMIEILKAFNLLNKKVLLLTAKTDVNVYKSGRNIPGLNILEAYKASTYDILNNQMILIQKSAVDVLQSTFTE
- the rplC gene encoding 50S ribosomal protein L3 — encoded protein: MVGLIGKKLGMTTIFGENGVAIPCTVLEVGPCYVVQVKTKEKDGYEALQLGFELKKEKHTTKPLQGHFKKAGAPFLRVLKEFKGFDIGKYKPGDQIRVEDIFAVGDIVKVTGRSKGKGFQGVVKRHGFGGGPKTHGQSDRHRAPGSVGSSSFPSHTFKGQRMAGHMGDEQVTVRNLEVVEVIPDANLLVVKGSVPGAKNSYVKVVKLT
- the rpsJ gene encoding 30S ribosomal protein S10; amino-acid sequence: MAQQRRIRIKLKSYDHRLIDKSAEKIVKEVKKTGAIVSGPIPLPTKRSVFTVLRSPHVDKKSREQFEIRTHKRLIDILSWNAKTMDALTRLDLPAGVEVEIKT
- the tuf gene encoding elongation factor Tu, which encodes MAKEKFVRDKPHVNVGTIGHIDHGKTTLTAAITYALAKKGLAQPRPFESIDNAPEERARGITIAVSHVEYSTEKRHYAHVDCPGHADYIKNMITGAAQMDGAILVVAANDGVMPQTREHVLLARQVNVPYIVVFMNKVDMVDDPELLDLVELEVRDLLKKYEFPGDEVPVIRGSALKALEAGMKPETTPDHPDLQPIYQLLDAIDNYIPLPQRDIDKPFLMPVEDVFSITGRGTVGTGRVERGRVKLGDEVEVVGLGQHKKTVVTGIEMFRKELDEAIAGDNVGLLLRGIEKDELERGMVIAAPGTITPHTKFEAEVYVLSKEEGGRHTPFYKGYRPQFYFRTTDVTGTIVGLPEGYEMVMPGDNVRLTIELIAPVAMEEGLRFAIREGGKTVGAGVVTKILE
- the fusA gene encoding elongation factor G; the protein is MPREYPLEKTRNIGIMAHIDAGKTTTTERILYYTGRIHRMGEVHEGSATMDFLPQERERGITITSAATTCFWRGHRINIIDTPGHVDFTVEVERSLRVLDGAIALFCAVGGVEPQSETVWRQANKYRVPRIAFVNKMDRVGADFFNVVNMIRERLGANPVPIQLPMGQGELFTGIIDLIKMKAVVYKEETLGSTWEEFDIPKELVDMAVEYRTKMLESVSEFDDTLLVKYLDGEEISEEEIKSAIRKATLEFKIVPVLCGSAFKNKGIQRLLDAVVDYLPSPLDINNGQVIGHHPFKDDRVVRQVSDDEKFTALAFKIMTDPYVGKLTFIRVYSGTLKSGSYVYNSTQGKKERVGRILRMHANHREDVEEAYAGDIVALVGLRNTKTGDTLCSEDDPILLERMEFPEPVISVAIEPKTKADQDKLGEALSKLMDEDPTFRVTVDEETGQTLISGMGELHLEIIVDRLRREFRVEANIGKPQVAYKETIRRKARAEGKFIRQTGGRGQYGHVWIEIEPNRGKGYEFIDAIVGGVIPKEFIPAVDQGIREAMQNGIIAGYPVVDVKVTLFDGSYHEVDSSDLAFKIAASIAFKEAAKQAEPVLLEPIMEVEVVTPDEYLGDVIGDLNSRRGRIEGINMRKDGQVVKALVPLAEMFGYATRLRSITQGRAIYTMQFHHYEEVPQQIADMLIEKVKGKTKETLNV
- the rpsG gene encoding 30S ribosomal protein S7 — protein: MRRRRAEPREIAPDPKYGDVLVAKLINKVMRDGKKSIARKIVYNAFEIIRQKTGQDPLEVFKKAVENVKPVLEVRPRRVGGATYQVPIEVRPERSISLALRWIVQYARERKGKPMMVKLAEELMAAARNEGMAVKKREDTHKMAEANKAFAHFRW
- the rpsL gene encoding 30S ribosomal protein S12; its protein translation is MPTINQLIRYGREKVKWKSKSPALQGCPQKRGVCVRVYTTTPKKPNSALRKVAKVRLTNGIEVIAYIPGEGHNLQEHSIVLVRGGRVKDLPGVRYHIIRGALDTAGVEGRKQGRSKYGAKRPKEQQRQ
- the dnaX gene encoding DNA polymerase III subunit gamma/tau, whose amino-acid sequence is MSYLVTARKWRPTKFAEVVGQEHVTATLLNSLKLGRIAHAYIFAGPRGVGKTTVARILAKAINCLNPQNYEPCNECEMCLEISNGRSIDVLEIDGASNRGIDEVRDLRESVRYTPTKAKYKVYIIDEVHMLTKEAFNALLKTLEEPPPHILFIFATTEPHRVPPTILSRCQRFDFRRIEINKIIERLKLISQQDKIEIDDDSLFTIAKKANGSLRDALSIFDQVVSFCGEKIKFEDVSKALNIIDQEIFFKVTDLVKNKNIKAGFELVDEIVKLGYDFQEFLSGLSEHLRNFLVVKTTNSSELIEATEYYKNRYLNESKSFNEADILRMLKIVNEAEMTIKWSPQPRLKLEMVLTQLATLDSTVKIQELISKIEDLERRINSGNFNFPPKGGQSSDEVVNQQKEKTTSQQGIILEDPLYGYELKPIKPQTSQGQLKIDEQTALNLLRQKWDEIAKEAQQYNLNLASSLKLSYPIEIKEKRLNIGVAGEIYSDWIKKNIKFIHQKVKEICGVELEIKTSICDIEKFKEDVVNINPELKLKKLMDESPIVKSIIENLGAKPID
- a CDS encoding PorV/PorQ family protein, translated to MKFSKYASEFMSIGIGGRALGMGNAFTSVANDVTSGYWNPAGLADLVATQIILMHDERFAGIVNYDYIGLGFKPSYVYSFAISIIRVGVDDIPYTENSFIDNNGNGIFDPDVDRLDPEKFSFVSSSDWIVLTSFAKAINDRFSIGASAKLIYRKISKNTGIGFGFDFALKYKISKTSIGLVLKDATSTLISWDTGRNELTTPSLIFGASTELELLWGRFTPAFDLVFRFEGRNKTALLGTNFASVDINAGVEYIYKDVIAVRFGYTENKELTLGTGLKLNRLDIDYSFAKFNSELGNTHRISAKFSLH